From the genome of Candidatus Rokuibacteriota bacterium:
TAGTCCAGGTTCTTCGCCGTCTTGACGAAGATGAAGGCGTCCGAGGTATAAGAGGTCGGCAGGAAGACGTCCGGATTGGCCGCCTTGAGCTTGCCCACCTCGGCGTCGAGACTCGTGGTCTTGGCGCGGTAGGCCATCTTGATCACCACCTCGTAGCCGTACTTCTTCGCGAGCTCCTCCTGTACCTTGGCCGAGTCCACGCCGAAGAGGGTGTCCTCGTGCATGATGCCCAAGGTCTTGATCTTCACCCCGCGACGCTTCTCCAGGTCCTTCATGAAGTCGAACATCGCCACGCTGAAGTGCCCGTCGTGGGGCGAAGTGCGGAAGAACCACTTGAAGCCGCGCTCGGTGAGTCCGGGGGAGGAGGACTCGGCGTTCAAATAGGGCATGCCGTAGCGCTCGGCCACCTGGCTCGCCGTGGCGGTGACGCTCGAGAAGTAGGCGCCGTAGAGCGCGTGGACCTTCTCCTGGGTGATGAGGCGCTCGGCCTCGGCCTGGCCCACGTCGGGCTTGCCCTGGTGGTCCACGATCACGAGACGGATCTTGGCGCCGCCCAGCCCGGGCAGGCCGGCGGTCTTGCCCAGGGGCAGGTTCAGGGTGGAACCGCCGTTGTTGATGATCTCGACGGCCATCTTGACGGCGTTGACGGAGTCGATGCCCACCTGGGCCACGGGACCCGACAGCGGGTAGAGGATTCCGATCACGACTTCCTTGGGGGCTTGGGCCTGCGCGGGTGCCCACGGCGAGAGCGCCACGAGGGCCAGGGAGAGCAGTCCGATCGCACGTCGCATACGGGATCCTCCTCTACGGCTTGATGAATATTACAGGTCGGCAGTGACCGTCCTATTGGCCCGGGAGTCTAGCACAGTCGCGGCGGGGGCGGGCGCTGTCGGGTGACGTAGCCTCCGCAGGGCGAGGGGCGAAGTGTATGCATCAGCGGACATTGACGGGCGGCGTCGATGGGGTTTAGCCTGAACGAGATGGATGCGATTCCGGTTCCGACCAAGCGCTGGGCGCGGGTGGAATACGAGCGCCTCGTGGATCGGGCTGTCTTCCAGCCCGGCGACCGCGTCGAGCTCGTCGGCGGTCAGCTGGTCGTGCGGGAACCGCAGGGGAGCCCGCACGCGGTAGCCGTTCAGCTCGCTGAAGACGCTTTACGGGTGGCGTTTGGACCCGGTTGGGTGGTGCGGGTGCAGATGCCGGTGGCGCTCGACGACGAGTCAGAGCCCGAGCCCGACGTGGCCGTCTGCGCCGGGAGCCCGCGCGACTACCTGGCCGGTCATCCCTCCCGGCCCGTCCTCCTCGTCGAGGTGGCTGAGGCCAGCCTGGCCTTCGACCGGGAGCACAAGGGCAGCCTCTACGCCCGGGCGCATGTGCCCGACTACTGGATCGTGAACCTCGTGGACCACGTGCTCGAGGTCCACCGCGACCCCGCGCCCTCCGCCGACGCTCCGTACGGGTGGCGTTTCAGCACTCGGCGAAGCCTCGGCGCGACCGACACCGTCTCGCCGCTGGCCGTCCCTCGAGCCCGCATCCCCATCGCTGATCTGCTGCCCTAGCGGAGAGCGCTTCTCGGCGCGCCAATGCAGCCCGCCGCGCGCCTGCCCTATGCTCCTCTCATGCTTCTCCGCTCGGTGGGTCTCTCCTGGTCTCGCGTCACGGCGGGCCTCCAGTGCCACCAGCGGCTCTGCTGGACCGTGGACGAGCCCACCGCGCCGGACCTCCAGCCGGACGAGGCCCGGCCGGCCCTGTTCGACGAAGGCACCCAGGTCGGCGAGGCGGCGCGCACCTATGTGCCAGGCGGCGTGCTGATCGATCTGCCGTACAAGGCCTATGCCGAACGCATTGCGGAGCGTAGATATTGACTCTCGCATAACTAATGGATATCCATTGGAGACTTTGCTATCCTATGGGGCATGAGACCCCCAGGAACCCCCGAGCAGCTCCAGACGCGAAGGGTGCGCGCCGTCGCCCTGCTTCAGTCCGGCAAGACCTATCAATCAATCGCCGCGACCCTGAACGCGTCAATCAGTTCGGTGGTGCGCTGGGCGCAAGTGCATCGCAAGGGTGGCGTGAAAGCGCTCCGGCCCAAGCCTGCGCCTGGGCGTCCGCCGATGCTGACACCGCGACAGAAGCGCCGCTTGTTGCAGTTGCTGGTACAGGGGCCCTTGTCCGAAGGATATGCGACAGACCTGTGGACCCTGCCGCGCATCGCCACGCTGATCCGGAAACATTTCGGGACACGCTATCATCCAGGCCATGTGTGGCGGGTGATGCGGGGCTTGGGCTGGACGTGTCAGAAGCCGGAGCGGCGGGCGCTGCAACGGGACGAGAACGCCATCGCGCGCTGGAAGACACAGGCGTGGCCGCGGATAAAAAAAAGCCCAAAGACTTGGGGCCCATCTCGTCTTCCTCGACGAAAGCGGCTTCCTCCTCATCCCTAACGTCCGCAAGACCTGGGCGCCGATCGGACAGACCCCGGTGTTCACACACAGCTATCGACGGGATCGCATATCCGTCATCTCCAGTATCACCGTGTCCCCATCCGGGCGGCATCTCGGGCTGTCCTGTCGTTTCCACGCGATCAACATCACCGGCGTGGAGGTTATCAGGTTCTTGCGCCACCTTCTCCGGCATCTGCGTGGACCGGTGGTGCTCCTGTGGGACGGCGGCACCATCCACAAGCGCGTCATCGTCGAACACTTCCTGCGCAAGCACACACGGCTTCACGTCTATCGGTTCCCGTCCTACGCCCCGGAACTCAACCCGGACGAGTTTGTCTGGACCAAGGCCAAGCACGCGCTCTCCAATGGTGCGCCGCACGACCTCCCCCAGCTTGGGACGCAGCTGCGCCGTTCTATCCACCGCATTCGCGGGTCCCAGCGATTGCTGTGGTCCTGCATCCACGCGTCCGATCTGCCGTGGCCACGCGCCTAGAGATATCCATTCTTTATGCGAGAGTCAATAATGTTGCCTACGCTCCGCTCATTCCTCGGCCGCCGTCACCGGCGCCTTCCATACCGCATCCGGGGTAGTCATCCCTGGCCCCCTCGTAGGTGCCTGTGACGCCTGCCGCCCTTGTCGCTGAATCAGCTCCACCGTACGTGCGATCAAACGGCACAGGCCCGAGTGCTCGCGGGCGCAAACACGACGCGTCGGCTTCGGAGCGTAGATAACATAAAGCCCGTTCTCGGTCATGACCCGCCTCCCCCGAGGGTCTTCCCGCGGGGTCAGCCGTGTCACAGCGCGGATAAACCCCCTCCCAGCCCGCGCCGAACCTGCCAGAGCAAGGATCACAGGTCAAATCAGGGCCTTGAACCAGAAGGTGGGGGCCCTCCACGAGACCATCAGGCAACAGCCGGGCGGCCGAGGGGGGGGGGAGGATCTTCTGAATGACGACGTGGCCGTCGATCGTGGCGATCAGCTGCAATCGCCCGGCCCGCGTTCTATCCGGTGACGTAGCCCTCGAGCAAGTCGCGGGCGCGGAGCGCGGGATCGCGCTCGGCGGGCGGGCCGTAGCCGCCGCCGCCCGGCATCAGGATCTCGATGAGATCGCCCGGCCTGAGCGTCTGCTCGGCCTTGGGGTTCGCGGGCGCTTTCCCGTTGATGAGCACCTGTCCCGTGGCGCCGGGCAGGCCGCCGAAGAAGCCTTGCGCGGGGACGGTCGTCCGGTCGCAGAGGACGGAGCAGGTCGCGGGCTCGTCGGAGAGCACGCGGAAGGCCAGCGCCTGGCCCAGCCCCCCGCGGAAGCGCCCGTCGCCGCCCGAGCCGTCGCGGAGCGCCTTCCGCTCGACCAGGAGCGGCGCCAAGGTCTCCACGACCTCGACGGGCGTGCCGAGGACTCCGGAGGGGAAGGCGGTGGCGCTGAGCCCGTCTTTCGTCGGCCGCGCCCCCGTGCCGCCTGAGCCGAAGAAGGTGTAGACGAACGGCGTTCTCGCGCGGTCCTTGCCCGAGAGCTGGATGCCCCAGATGTTGGCCGAGCCCTCGGCCATCACGCGGTCGGGCAAGGCCTGCTTGAGCGCGCCCGCCACGACGTGGGGCAGGAAGTGGCCGACGACGTGGCGCGCGGCGACGGGCGCCGGGTGCTGGACGTTCAAAATGCTGCCCTCGGGCGCCGTGATCCTGAGCACGCGGAAGGCGCCCTCGTTGTTCGGCACGTCGGGGCTGACGATGACCTTGACGCCGTAGGTCGTGTAGGCCTCGGTGTAGTTCATCACCACGTTGACGCCGCGGCGGCTCGCGGGCGAGGAGCCGGCGAAGTCCACCCAGAGGCTGTCGCCCGCCACCTCGCAGCGGCACCGGACGGTCAGCGGCTCGCCGAAGCCGTCGGACGTCAGCGAGTACTCGTAGCGCCCTGGCCTGAGGCGGCCGATGGCCTCGCGCATGGCCCGCTCTGTGCGGGCCACGATCTCGTCCGACAGCGGCTCGAGCCGCTCGAAGCCGAACTCCTCCATGAACTCGAGCAGGCGTAGGCCGCCGACGGCGCCGCCCGCGATCTGGGCGTGGAAGTCGCCCATGACGAGCTCGGGCACCCGCACGTTGGCGCGGATCATGGTCTCGAGCGCGCGGTTGATCCTGCCGGCTTCGTACAGCTTCATGATCGGGATGAAGAGCCCTTCCTCGTAGACCTCGCGCGCCTCGGCGGAGAGGACGTGACCGCCGATGTCGGCCGAGTGGCAGGTCGAGGCGAAGAAGGCGACGAGGTCGCGGCCGCGGAAGACCGGGCTCGCGATCGTGACGTCGTTGAGATGCCCCGAGGTCTTCCAGGGGTCGTTGGTGATGACCACGTCGCCGGGCTCGAAGGCCTCGACGGGGTAGGCGTCGAGGATGTGCTTCATTGCGAGCGCCATGGAGTTGATGTGCCCGGGCGTGCCGGTGACGGCCTGCGCGACCATCCAGCCTCGCCGGTCGAACACGCCGGCCGAGAGGTCGCCCGCCTCGCGCACGATCGAGGTGAACGAGGTGCGCATGAGCGCCGCCGCCTGCTCGTTGACGACGCCGATCAGCCGGTTCCAGCAGATGTCCAGCGTGATGGGGTCCATCACACCGCCTCCCCCGGTTCCATGATGAGCGTCAGCCGAGCGTCTACGCTGACGCGCGCGCCGGGGCCGACCACGGTGGTGGACTCGCGCTCCTCGATGATGACGGGGCCGACGAACGTGGCCCCGGGCGCGAGAGCGTAGCGGTCGTAGACGGGCGTGTCCACGTAGCCTCGCGCCTCGGGGAAGTACGCCTTGCGCGTGGCCTTCGTCACGGGCTTGGCCGCCCCCGCCGCCGGAGCGCCAGGCTTGAGACCGGACACTGAGATGTCGGGCACCGGGCCCGAGACCACGACGCGCCAGTTGAGCGCCTCGATGGGGACGCCCATGGGGATCCGGCTGTAGAGCGCGCGGTACGCCGTCTCGAAGTTGGCCGTGATGGCGGCGAGGCTCGAGACCTCCAGCGCGCCCTGAGGCACCTCGACCTCGACCTCGTGCCCCTGGCCCGTGTAGTGCATCTCCGCCGTGCGGCGAATGCGCACGGACGCATCCGGCACTTCCGCGCCGCGCAGGATCCGCCGCCCCTCGGCCTCCATCTCTCCGAAGACCCGGCTGATCTGCGCCCAGTCGGCGGCGTCGAGGCGCTGGGGCGCTGTGCGCACGAAGTCGAAGGCGAGCGGCGCCGCCAGGAGCCCGTAGGCCGACATTGCTCCTGCGCCAAAAGGAATCAACACGCGCGGTACTTTCAGGATGCGCCCGACCTGCCAGGCGTGCACCGGGCCCGCGCCGCCGAAGGCGAAGAGGGGATACGCGCGCAGGTCCTTGCCGCGCTCGATGCCGTGTACCCGCGCGGCCCCGGCCATGTTCTCGTTGACCACGCGGTGGATGCCCCAGGCCGCGTCGGTCAGGGACAAGCCCATCGGCCCGGCGATCTTCTCCTCCACGGCGCGCCGTGCCGCTTCCACGTCGAGGCGCATGCGGCCGCCGAGGAAGAAACCGGGGTCGAGGTAACCGAGGAGGAGGTCTGCGTCCGTGACCGTCGGTACCTGCCCGCCTTGGGCATAGCACGCAGGGCCAGGGTCCGCGCCCGCGCTCTCCGGCCCGACCTTGAGGAGGCCCATGCGGTCCACCCGCGCCAGCGACCCGCCCCCCGCGCCGACCTCGATCATCTCGATACAGGGGACGCGGATGGGCAGGCCCGAGCCCTTCTTGAAGCGGTCGGCCCGCGCGACCTCGAACTCGCGCGCGAGCAGCGGCTCGCCGCCGTCGATGACGCAGGCCTTGGCCGTGGTGCCGCCCATGTCGAAGGAGAGGAGGCGCGGCTCTCCGAGCTCGCGCGCCATGCGCGCCGCGGCCAGCGCCCCCGCCGCCGGGCCAGACTCGACGAGTCGGATGGGCACGCGCTTCGCGGTCTCGGGCGTGGCGATGCCGCCGGCCGAGAGCATGATGTAGAAGTGCCCGGGGACGCCCAGGTCCTGGAGCTTGCGCTCGAGGTTGTCGAGGTACCGGGACATGAGCGGCATGACGTAGACGTTGGCGCAGGTGGTCGAGGTCCGCTCGTACTCCCGAATCTCCGGCACGACCTCAGAAGAGCAGGACACGGGCACCGCGGGCAGCAGCTCGGCACAGAGAGCACTCAGCATGCGCTCGTGGGCGGGGTTGCGGTAGGCGTGCAGGAGGCAGATCGCGACGGCCTCGACGCCGGCGTCTTTGAGCCGGGCGATGGCGGCGCGGGCGCTCGGCTCGTCCAGCGGCGTGAGCACGCTGCCGTCGGCCATGATGCGTTCTTTGACCTCCAGCCTCAGGTGGCGCGGCACCAGTGGCGCCGGCTGGTCGATGAAGAGGTCGTACATGTCGTAGCGGCCCTCGCGCCCGATCTCGACCGCGTCGCGGAAGCCCTCCGTGGTCAGGAGCCCCGTCCGGGCGCCCTTGCGTTCGATGAGCGCGTTGGTGGCGAGCGTCGTGCCGTGGATCAGCGAGCGCACGTCGGCCGCGCGGCCGCCCGCGTCGTTGAGGAGCGTGACCACGCCCTGCTCGACGGCCTGCGAAGGGTCCTTGGGGGTCGTGAGGAGCTTGTCGACCTGGACGGCGCCGGTGGCATCGTCCACCCAGACGAGGTCCGTGAAGGTGCCGCCGATGTCGACGCCGATGCGTGCGTACCGCGCAGGGGATGTCATGGCGCCAGAGTGTACACGGCGCGATGTGGCCGTCAAGGCGGCCCGCGCCGCGCGTCAGCCGAGGTACGAGGACACGAAAGTCCCGCCCGCCGCGCTGCCGGCAAAGCGGTCGAGGCGAAAAGGCGCCGGGCTGACCGGCGGCGCTTCGCCTACGATCAAGGCCGCCATCATCTCGCCCACCGCAGGGGCGAGCTTGAAGCCGTGGCCCGACATGCCGGCGGCGATGAAGAAACCTTTCACCGCCGACTCGTCGAGAATGGGCATCCAGTCCGGCGTGATGTCGAAGGCGCCGGCCCAGCCGCGGGCGTAGCGGGCGGTGCCGAGGGCGGGCAGCGCACGGCTCGTGCGCTCGAGCACCGCCTCCGCCTCCTCGAAGCTCGGCTCGGCGCCGAGCAGCTCCGGATCCATCGGGTGCTGCGTCTCGTCGTCGGTGAGCGAGCCCGTCAGCGTGAGCCCGCCCGTCTCGGGCTTCACGTAGCTGCCGCCGTGGAGGTCGAGGTAGACCATGTGGGACCGGCCGAAGCCGGTATCACGCTCAAGGACGAAGACCGGATGCCTGCCGATGACGATCGGCAGCTCGACCCCTGCGAGGCGGCCCAGAGCGGGGGACCAGAGCCCGGCGGCATTCACGACGACGGGAGCGGCGATCTCCTCGCCGGAGGCCGTCACGACGCCCGTGACACTGCCGCGCGCCTGGCGGATCGCCGTCACCTCTACGCCCTGCTCGATGGCCACGCCCCGCTTGCGCGCCGCATCGGCATAGCCTGTGGTGACGGCAGAGGGGTCGCCATAGCCTGAGCCGGGCTCGTAGAGCACGGCGCCGAGCCCGGCAGCATCGATGCGCGGCTCGACGCGGCCAAGGTCGCGCGGCTCGAGAATCTCGGCGCTGACACCGAGAGCGCGTTGAAGCGCCAAGGTCTTCTCGAGGGCGGGGCGCATGGCGGAGGCGACGCCGATCAGCACACCGCTGCGGACAAAGCCCGACTCTCCGCCCACCGACTCGCCGAAGCGCTCGAAGACGGCGAGCGACCGCAGGACCATCTGCGTCGTCTCAGGCGTGGGGTAGAGCTGGCGGATGATGCCGACCGAGCGGCCGGTGCCTCCCGAGCCGAGAAAGCGGCGCTCCAGCACCAGGACGCGCTTGACGCCGGCTCCCGCGAGCTGGAAGGCGAGCGAGCAGCCGGTGACGCCGCCGCCGACGATGACGGCGTCGGCGGTCCTCATGCTGGTGCTAGGTTGACGAGCCGGACCGTATCGCCCTGGCTGATGCTGCCCGTCCTGAGCACGCGGGCGTAGACGCGGCTCGAGCCCTGGTGGTGCTTCTGGGAAACGCGCGAGAAGTCACCGTTGGCGAAGTTCTTCTTGATGTTGAAGCACGGGGAGGTATAGCGGGTCACCTCGATCAGGACGCCCGCGCCCAGCTCGAGGCGCACGCCCGGTGTCACGCACTCCCAATCGAGGCCCTCGACGGTCAGGTTCTCGCCGATGGCGCCGGGAGAGACGTCGTGTCCTTCGGCCTGGAGGACGCGGATCTGCTCGAGCGCAAACAGGCAGAGCGCGCGCTCGGGACCGCCGTGGTGCTCCATGTCGCGGTGCTGGTCGCCCTCGAGCCCCAGCTCCGTTACTCGCGCCGCCGCGACCCGGAGCTTGGGGACTCCGCCAAGCGAGACGCTGATCTGAACGATGCGGCCGTGCGCCACTAGAGGATCACCTCCGTGCCGATGCCGCGCGCCATGGCCCGATCATACGCGAGGCGCGCCGAGGCCGCGTCCTCGGGCGCCCAGCCCACAGACTTGAAGAGCGTGATCTCGTCGGGACGCGTGCGACCAGGCTTCTTGCGCGTCACGACCTCGGCCAGCTCGGCCCTGACGTGGCGCCGCGTGATGGCGCCCGCCTTGATCGGGATGAGGAGATCGCCGGCTTCCGTCCACGCGCCGTGGTAGGTATCCACGACGACGCGCGAGCGCTTGACGGTCTCGGTGTCGACCTCGCGGGTCGTGGGCCTGGACGCGCCGACGGCGTCCACGTGGGCGCCGGGCCTGAGATCGCGCCCCGCGAAGACGGGACGGGATGAAGTTGTCGCGCACGTCACGATGTCTGCTTCGCGGACCGCCGCGCGTCTGTCGCGCGCGACCTCGACCGGCACGCCGAGGGCGCCACGCATCCGTGTTGCGAAGGCCTGGGCGCGGGCCGGGTCGCGCCCGACGACGGCGACGCTCTCGACGGGCAGGACGGCCTTGAGACAGCGGAGCTGGAACTCGGCCTGGACCCCCGCGCCGAAGCAGGCGACGCGCCGGGAATCCGGACGCGCGAGATACCTTGCGGCAACAGCGGAGGCCGCGCCCGTGCGGATGGCGGTGAGGAAACCCGCCTCCATGAAGGCGAGCGGGGCGCCGGTCTCCGGATCGCTCAGCACGTACGAGGCGTGGAGCGTCGGGAGCCCGCGCTTGCGGTTGCCCTCGACGACGCTGACGAGCTTCGCGCCGAGCGCCTGGGCCCTGGGCAGGGCCGAGATCATGCCGAGGAAGACCCCGCCCTTCGCCATGGGCAGGACGGCGCGGGGCAGGGCGGGG
Proteins encoded in this window:
- a CDS encoding ABC transporter substrate-binding protein; the encoded protein is MRRAIGLLSLALVALSPWAPAQAQAPKEVVIGILYPLSGPVAQVGIDSVNAVKMAVEIINNGGSTLNLPLGKTAGLPGLGGAKIRLVIVDHQGKPDVGQAEAERLITQEKVHALYGAYFSSVTATASQVAERYGMPYLNAESSSPGLTERGFKWFFRTSPHDGHFSVAMFDFMKDLEKRRGVKIKTLGIMHEDTLFGVDSAKVQEELAKKYGYEVVIKMAYRAKTTSLDAEVGKLKAANPDVFLPTSYTSDAFIFVKTAKNLDYNPKMLMAQNAGWTDPSFLTEMGKDAEGHITRAPFALDMADKKPMIKPINELFKKLKDNPGGRDISDVPARAFTGFIVLADAINRAKSVNPEEIRKALAATNMPPEQLIMPWSGVKFDEKGQNTGVRAILQQVQKGKYATIYPFELAAADVVYPLTPWKDRK
- a CDS encoding Uma2 family endonuclease, encoding MGFSLNEMDAIPVPTKRWARVEYERLVDRAVFQPGDRVELVGGQLVVREPQGSPHAVAVQLAEDALRVAFGPGWVVRVQMPVALDDESEPEPDVAVCAGSPRDYLAGHPSRPVLLVEVAEASLAFDREHKGSLYARAHVPDYWIVNLVDHVLEVHRDPAPSADAPYGWRFSTRRSLGATDTVSPLAVPRARIPIADLLP
- a CDS encoding IS630 family transposase, which produces MRAVALLQSGKTYQSIAATLNASISSVVRWAQVHRKGGVKALRPKPAPGRPPMLTPRQKRRLLQLLVQGPLSEGYATDLWTLPRIATLIRKHFGTRYHPGHVWRVMRGLGWTCQKPERRALQRDENAIARWKTQAWPRIKKSPKTWGPSRLPRRKRLPPHP
- a CDS encoding transposase; protein product: MPNVRKTWAPIGQTPVFTHSYRRDRISVISSITVSPSGRHLGLSCRFHAINITGVEVIRFLRHLLRHLRGPVVLLWDGGTIHKRVIVEHFLRKHTRLHVYRFPSYAPELNPDEFVWTKAKHALSNGAPHDLPQLGTQLRRSIHRIRGSQRLLWSCIHASDLPWPRA
- a CDS encoding hydantoinase B/oxoprolinase family protein; translation: MDPITLDICWNRLIGVVNEQAAALMRTSFTSIVREAGDLSAGVFDRRGWMVAQAVTGTPGHINSMALAMKHILDAYPVEAFEPGDVVITNDPWKTSGHLNDVTIASPVFRGRDLVAFFASTCHSADIGGHVLSAEAREVYEEGLFIPIMKLYEAGRINRALETMIRANVRVPELVMGDFHAQIAGGAVGGLRLLEFMEEFGFERLEPLSDEIVARTERAMREAIGRLRPGRYEYSLTSDGFGEPLTVRCRCEVAGDSLWVDFAGSSPASRRGVNVVMNYTEAYTTYGVKVIVSPDVPNNEGAFRVLRITAPEGSILNVQHPAPVAARHVVGHFLPHVVAGALKQALPDRVMAEGSANIWGIQLSGKDRARTPFVYTFFGSGGTGARPTKDGLSATAFPSGVLGTPVEVVETLAPLLVERKALRDGSGGDGRFRGGLGQALAFRVLSDEPATCSVLCDRTTVPAQGFFGGLPGATGQVLINGKAPANPKAEQTLRPGDLIEILMPGGGGYGPPAERDPALRARDLLEGYVTG
- a CDS encoding hydantoinase/oxoprolinase family protein gives rise to the protein MTSPARYARIGVDIGGTFTDLVWVDDATGAVQVDKLLTTPKDPSQAVEQGVVTLLNDAGGRAADVRSLIHGTTLATNALIERKGARTGLLTTEGFRDAVEIGREGRYDMYDLFIDQPAPLVPRHLRLEVKERIMADGSVLTPLDEPSARAAIARLKDAGVEAVAICLLHAYRNPAHERMLSALCAELLPAVPVSCSSEVVPEIREYERTSTTCANVYVMPLMSRYLDNLERKLQDLGVPGHFYIMLSAGGIATPETAKRVPIRLVESGPAAGALAAARMARELGEPRLLSFDMGGTTAKACVIDGGEPLLAREFEVARADRFKKGSGLPIRVPCIEMIEVGAGGGSLARVDRMGLLKVGPESAGADPGPACYAQGGQVPTVTDADLLLGYLDPGFFLGGRMRLDVEAARRAVEEKIAGPMGLSLTDAAWGIHRVVNENMAGAARVHGIERGKDLRAYPLFAFGGAGPVHAWQVGRILKVPRVLIPFGAGAMSAYGLLAAPLAFDFVRTAPQRLDAADWAQISRVFGEMEAEGRRILRGAEVPDASVRIRRTAEMHYTGQGHEVEVEVPQGALEVSSLAAITANFETAYRALYSRIPMGVPIEALNWRVVVSGPVPDISVSGLKPGAPAAGAAKPVTKATRKAYFPEARGYVDTPVYDRYALAPGATFVGPVIIEERESTTVVGPGARVSVDARLTLIMEPGEAV
- a CDS encoding FAD-binding oxidoreductase translates to MRTADAVIVGGGVTGCSLAFQLAGAGVKRVLVLERRFLGSGGTGRSVGIIRQLYPTPETTQMVLRSLAVFERFGESVGGESGFVRSGVLIGVASAMRPALEKTLALQRALGVSAEILEPRDLGRVEPRIDAAGLGAVLYEPGSGYGDPSAVTTGYADAARKRGVAIEQGVEVTAIRQARGSVTGVVTASGEEIAAPVVVNAAGLWSPALGRLAGVELPIVIGRHPVFVLERDTGFGRSHMVYLDLHGGSYVKPETGGLTLTGSLTDDETQHPMDPELLGAEPSFEEAEAVLERTSRALPALGTARYARGWAGAFDITPDWMPILDESAVKGFFIAAGMSGHGFKLAPAVGEMMAALIVGEAPPVSPAPFRLDRFAGSAAGGTFVSSYLG
- a CDS encoding MOSC domain-containing protein, producing the protein MAHGRIVQISVSLGGVPKLRVAAARVTELGLEGDQHRDMEHHGGPERALCLFALEQIRVLQAEGHDVSPGAIGENLTVEGLDWECVTPGVRLELGAGVLIEVTRYTSPCFNIKKNFANGDFSRVSQKHHQGSSRVYARVLRTGSISQGDTVRLVNLAPA
- a CDS encoding ornithine cyclodeaminase family protein — its product is MLVLTRSDLERVLEPAAVIIAVESAFREAAAGRAPALPRAVLPMAKGGVFLGMISALPRAQALGAKLVSVVEGNRKRGLPTLHASYVLSDPETGAPLAFMEAGFLTAIRTGAASAVAARYLARPDSRRVACFGAGVQAEFQLRCLKAVLPVESVAVVGRDPARAQAFATRMRGALGVPVEVARDRRAAVREADIVTCATTSSRPVFAGRDLRPGAHVDAVGASRPTTREVDTETVKRSRVVVDTYHGAWTEAGDLLIPIKAGAITRRHVRAELAEVVTRKKPGRTRPDEITLFKSVGWAPEDAASARLAYDRAMARGIGTEVIL